The following coding sequences lie in one Salmo salar chromosome ssa13, Ssal_v3.1, whole genome shotgun sequence genomic window:
- the LOC106567263 gene encoding cell division control protein 42 homolog isoform X2 yields MQTIKCVVVGDGAVGKTCLLISYTTNKFPSEYVPTVFDNYAVTVMIGGEPYTLGLFDTAGQEDYDRLRPLSYPQTDVFLVCFSSVSPSSFENVKEKWVPEITHHCPKTPFLLVGTQIDLRDDPSTVEKLAKNKQKPISPEMAEKLARDLKAVKYVECSALTQKGLKNVFDEAILAALEPPEPKKRRKCVLL; encoded by the exons ATGCAGACGATTAAATGTGTTGTGGTTGGAGATGGAGCAGTGGGAAAAACCTGCCTTTTGATTTCATACACAACCAACAAATTCCCCTCTGAATATGTACCAACA GTGTTTGATAACTATGCAGTAACTGTCATGATTGGCGGTGAGCCGTACACCCTAGGATTATTTGATACTGCAG GTCAGGAGGATTATGACAGATTACGGCCTTTGAGCTATCCCCAGACGGATGTTTTTCTAGTTTGTTTCTCTAGTGTTTCACCCTCTTCATTTGAGAATGTTAAAGAAAAG TGGGTACCTGAAATCACTCACCACTGTCCCAAGACACCATTCCTGCTCGTTGGAACTCAGATTGATCTGAGAGATGACCCTTCCACAGTAGAGAAGCTGGCCAAGAACAAACAGAAGCCTATCAGCCCTGAGATGGCTGAGAAGCTCGCCCGTGACCTGAAGGCAGTCAAATATGTCGAGTGCTCTGCCCTGACACAG AAAGGACTAAAGAATGTGTTTGATGAGGCAATACTGGCTGCCCTGGAGCCTCCGGAACCCAAGAAGAGGCGCAAATGTGTGCTGCTCTGA
- the LOC106567263 gene encoding cell division control protein 42 homolog isoform X1: protein MQTIKCVVVGDGAVGKTCLLISYTTNKFPSEYVPTVFDNYAVTVMIGGEPYTLGLFDTAGQEDYDRLRPLSYPQTDVFLVCFSSVSPSSFENVKEKWVPEITHHCPKTPFLLVGTQIDLRDDPSTVEKLAKNKQKPISPEMAEKLARDLKAVKYVECSALTQRGLKNVFDEAILAALEPPETQRKRKCCLF, encoded by the exons ATGCAGACGATTAAATGTGTTGTGGTTGGAGATGGAGCAGTGGGAAAAACCTGCCTTTTGATTTCATACACAACCAACAAATTCCCCTCTGAATATGTACCAACA GTGTTTGATAACTATGCAGTAACTGTCATGATTGGCGGTGAGCCGTACACCCTAGGATTATTTGATACTGCAG GTCAGGAGGATTATGACAGATTACGGCCTTTGAGCTATCCCCAGACGGATGTTTTTCTAGTTTGTTTCTCTAGTGTTTCACCCTCTTCATTTGAGAATGTTAAAGAAAAG TGGGTACCTGAAATCACTCACCACTGTCCCAAGACACCATTCCTGCTCGTTGGAACTCAGATTGATCTGAGAGATGACCCTTCCACAGTAGAGAAGCTGGCCAAGAACAAACAGAAGCCTATCAGCCCTGAGATGGCTGAGAAGCTCGCCCGTGACCTGAAGGCAGTCAAATATGTCGAGTGCTCTGCCCTGACACAG CGAGGTCTGAAGAATGTATTTGATGAAGCTATCCTAGCAGCTCTAGAACCTCCTGAAACCCAGCGAAAGAGAAAGTGCTGTCTGTTCTGA